Proteins from a single region of Akkermansiaceae bacterium:
- a CDS encoding MMPL family transporter — protein MLRRLALPILLVVSILAATAGLMRLRFDTDILSMLPGNLPEVKGLKVFHEAFSRNNELVMLIEGGEEDEGLLGEAAKSLGGHLEEKGVAKRARWQPLWMSEPEGLSELLAYLWLNGDPAVAEAQAAKLSAENSQAAIKASLDDIATAMEGMDMVMKSHDPLGFLRHPSVGALTSSGEGGEAFESADGRAHLLFVEAPEVIDGYRSAEAWLIKLKAEVAAWQKADGGNLKLRYTGEPAFSSEIGRAMETDLSGSIAITLGLIGLLFWWMQRRLSLLLGLTVILTLVFAVALGVAGWMYGKLSIIALSSAEILIGLAVDYGLVICQEAKVTGHKVKPLREASGRPVLFGAVTTAIVFCALNLGGFPGMAQLGTIVAVGLVAAAILMLVLYLPFVAKFGVDRAPAVGTGRLLPRSKLAWSITAVLAVASFTVLFVSGLPGIDFDSKIMRPRNSQAMEAFDRMQKAFPGWNSQTMGLVVEAKSDGEMQARLAEAHRRVDEAKEAGLVDEVKLPDGWWPDAAIQEQNRARVSAMARDRERLLKEADAAGFSEEGLALGRGVLSAMERQSAEAGLVFPQLESAREVMRLFLNRDEKGGGYVLGSVTSGPGIEPAAKDYPAFSKLAGDGIWLSSWSLFKPAISKLVDEDMMRMLMPMGILLVGMMILIFRRAADVLLALFAMVFSTLMLLAIMKVTGLRWNFVNLMATPLLLGTGIDYAIHVTLTLRRTGGCFKELWNGTSKALLFCGASNVIGFGSLITSSSEALVSLGYVAVIGISLSMAVSIFLLPGWKTRRIP, from the coding sequence ATGCTCCGCCGTCTGGCATTGCCGATCCTGCTAGTCGTATCGATCCTCGCGGCCACCGCGGGGCTGATGCGGCTGCGCTTTGACACGGACATCCTTTCGATGCTGCCGGGAAATCTCCCGGAGGTGAAGGGGCTGAAGGTCTTCCACGAGGCGTTCTCCCGGAACAACGAGCTGGTGATGCTCATCGAGGGCGGGGAAGAGGATGAAGGGCTGCTCGGTGAGGCCGCGAAGTCGCTGGGCGGACATCTGGAGGAAAAGGGGGTGGCGAAACGGGCGCGCTGGCAGCCGCTGTGGATGAGCGAGCCGGAAGGTTTGTCCGAGCTGCTGGCCTACCTGTGGCTCAACGGTGATCCGGCGGTGGCGGAGGCACAGGCAGCGAAACTCTCTGCGGAAAACTCTCAGGCGGCGATCAAGGCCTCCCTCGACGACATCGCCACGGCGATGGAGGGCATGGACATGGTCATGAAATCCCATGATCCGCTGGGCTTTCTCCGCCATCCGTCCGTGGGGGCGCTGACTTCCTCCGGAGAAGGAGGCGAGGCATTCGAGAGCGCGGACGGCCGCGCACACCTGCTGTTCGTGGAAGCACCGGAAGTGATCGACGGCTACCGCAGCGCGGAGGCATGGCTGATCAAGCTGAAGGCTGAGGTGGCGGCATGGCAGAAGGCGGATGGCGGGAACCTGAAACTCCGCTACACGGGCGAACCGGCGTTTTCCTCCGAGATCGGCCGGGCGATGGAGACGGACCTGAGCGGGTCCATCGCGATCACGCTGGGCCTCATCGGCCTGTTATTCTGGTGGATGCAGCGGCGGTTGAGCCTGTTGCTGGGACTGACGGTGATCCTGACGCTGGTCTTCGCGGTGGCGTTGGGAGTGGCGGGATGGATGTATGGAAAACTCAGCATCATCGCGCTCAGTTCGGCGGAAATCCTGATCGGTCTGGCGGTGGATTATGGATTGGTGATCTGCCAGGAGGCGAAGGTCACGGGACACAAGGTGAAGCCGCTGCGCGAGGCGAGCGGCAGGCCGGTGCTGTTCGGCGCGGTGACCACGGCCATCGTCTTTTGCGCGCTCAATCTGGGTGGCTTTCCCGGGATGGCGCAGCTCGGCACCATCGTGGCGGTGGGATTGGTGGCCGCGGCCATCCTGATGCTGGTGCTTTACCTTCCATTCGTGGCGAAGTTCGGCGTGGACCGGGCACCCGCCGTCGGGACTGGCAGGCTGCTGCCGCGCTCGAAACTGGCATGGTCGATCACGGCCGTACTTGCCGTGGCGTCCTTCACGGTGCTGTTCGTGAGCGGGCTGCCGGGCATCGACTTCGACTCGAAGATCATGCGTCCCCGGAACAGCCAGGCGATGGAGGCGTTCGACAGGATGCAAAAGGCGTTCCCCGGTTGGAACAGCCAGACCATGGGGCTGGTGGTGGAGGCGAAAAGCGACGGCGAGATGCAGGCCCGGCTGGCCGAGGCACACCGCCGGGTCGATGAAGCGAAAGAGGCCGGGCTGGTGGACGAGGTGAAACTGCCCGACGGCTGGTGGCCGGACGCGGCGATCCAGGAACAAAACCGTGCGCGTGTTTCCGCGATGGCACGGGATCGGGAGCGGTTGCTGAAGGAGGCGGACGCCGCCGGATTTTCCGAGGAGGGCCTGGCACTGGGCCGGGGCGTGCTGAGCGCGATGGAGAGGCAGTCTGCGGAAGCCGGACTGGTTTTTCCGCAACTGGAGTCCGCGCGGGAGGTGATGCGGCTGTTCCTTAACCGTGACGAAAAGGGCGGAGGATACGTGCTCGGCTCCGTGACCTCCGGTCCGGGCATCGAGCCTGCGGCGAAAGACTATCCGGCCTTCAGCAAGTTGGCGGGTGATGGCATCTGGCTGAGCAGTTGGTCGCTTTTCAAACCGGCGATCTCGAAGCTGGTGGACGAGGACATGATGCGCATGTTGATGCCGATGGGGATCCTGCTCGTCGGGATGATGATCCTGATTTTCCGCCGCGCGGCGGATGTCCTGCTGGCCCTGTTCGCGATGGTCTTCAGCACGCTGATGCTGCTGGCGATCATGAAGGTCACCGGCCTGCGGTGGAACTTCGTGAATCTGATGGCCACTCCCCTGCTGCTGGGCACGGGGATCGACTACGCCATCCACGTGACTCTCACGCTGCGGCGGACGGGAGGCTGCTTCAAGGAACTGTGGAACGGGACCAGCAAGGCGCTGCTGTTCTGCGGCGCGTCCAACGTCATCGGCTTCGGCTCGCTCATCACCTCATCGAGCGAGGCGCTGGTGAGCCTGGGCTATGTTGCGGTGATCGGCATCTCGCTGAGCATGGCGGTTTCCATCTTCCTGCTGCCGGGCTGGAAAACACGGCGGATCCCATGA
- the chrA gene encoding chromate efflux transporter, with translation MNEDAAPSFRDALRFWWKLGWISFGGPAGQISIMHKEIVERRKWMAEDHFLHALNFCMLLPGPEAQQLATYLGWRLHGAKGGIAAGVLFVLPSVFLLLGLSWLYMAGGGVAWVEGMFYGLIPAVIAIVAGAVRRIGSKVLKTPGLWLVTVAAFIAIFVFKVSFVIILAVAALVGLAGGKFMRKGVPVAEAGTDGAALEEAAVKLPLAPKAGFRRTAVITTTCLALWWVPLLAVGAWLGWRGVHFQEGWFFSKAALVTFGGAYAVLPYVSQMTVDHYGWLTQRQMMAGLGLAETTPGPLIMVLQFVGFVAAWQNPPEGWSPLAAATLGAGITTWVTFVPCFLFVFLGAPHVETLGTRPRISSMMTVMTAAVVGVILNLAVWFTWHSLWPEGGSFDFFAAVVAVASWVAMERFKAGVIPTLAACAGLGILYRLAVGS, from the coding sequence ATGAACGAAGATGCCGCACCATCATTCCGGGACGCCCTGCGGTTCTGGTGGAAGCTCGGCTGGATCAGCTTCGGCGGACCGGCTGGCCAGATCTCCATCATGCACAAGGAGATCGTCGAGCGGCGGAAATGGATGGCGGAAGATCACTTTCTCCACGCGTTGAATTTCTGCATGCTGCTGCCCGGCCCGGAAGCGCAGCAACTGGCGACCTACCTGGGATGGCGGCTGCACGGGGCGAAGGGAGGCATCGCGGCAGGGGTCCTGTTCGTGCTGCCATCCGTTTTCCTGTTGCTGGGTTTGAGTTGGCTTTACATGGCCGGAGGCGGCGTGGCGTGGGTTGAGGGCATGTTCTACGGGTTGATCCCCGCCGTCATCGCCATCGTCGCGGGGGCGGTGAGGCGGATCGGCTCAAAGGTGCTGAAGACACCGGGACTGTGGCTGGTCACGGTGGCGGCGTTCATCGCCATCTTCGTGTTCAAGGTTTCCTTCGTCATCATCCTGGCGGTGGCGGCGCTGGTGGGCCTGGCCGGAGGAAAATTCATGAGGAAAGGGGTTCCGGTGGCGGAGGCTGGGACGGACGGGGCCGCCCTAGAGGAAGCCGCGGTGAAACTCCCCCTCGCTCCGAAGGCCGGCTTCCGCCGGACGGCGGTCATCACCACCACCTGCCTCGCGCTGTGGTGGGTGCCGCTGCTGGCGGTGGGTGCCTGGCTGGGCTGGCGCGGGGTGCATTTCCAGGAAGGTTGGTTTTTCAGCAAGGCGGCGCTGGTCACCTTTGGCGGGGCGTATGCGGTCCTGCCCTACGTCTCCCAGATGACGGTGGACCACTACGGCTGGCTGACCCAGCGGCAGATGATGGCCGGACTGGGCCTGGCGGAGACGACGCCCGGCCCGCTGATCATGGTGCTGCAGTTCGTGGGCTTTGTCGCCGCATGGCAGAATCCTCCGGAAGGATGGAGCCCGCTGGCCGCCGCCACATTGGGCGCGGGGATCACCACCTGGGTGACCTTCGTTCCCTGTTTCCTTTTCGTCTTCCTAGGGGCGCCCCATGTCGAAACGCTCGGCACCCGCCCGCGCATCTCTTCGATGATGACGGTGATGACCGCCGCGGTCGTCGGCGTGATCCTGAACCTGGCGGTCTGGTTCACCTGGCACTCCCTGTGGCCTGAGGGTGGATCGTTCGATTTCTTCGCGGCGGTGGTCGCCGTGGCTTCATGGGTGGCCATGGAGCGGTTCAAGGCCGGGGTGATCCCCACACTGGCCGCATGCGCGGGGCTTGGCATCCTCTACCGGCTGGCCGTAGGATCATGA